In Acidimicrobiales bacterium, one DNA window encodes the following:
- a CDS encoding amidohydrolase family protein — protein MNVDDLILVSVDDHVIEPRGLFDQHIPERYRDVAPRVLTDDDGSEYWQFGDERAMYMGLNAVAGCPPEEYGLNPTRYDQMRPGCYDIHERVRDMSANGVLASLNFPTFPHFCGQLFARAKDKDVAIAVVRAYNDWHIDEWCGSYPGRFIPCAITPFWDPQLMAEEVRRIAAKGCHAVTFSENPEKLGRPSLHSDHWDPFWAACAEVGTVVCLHIGSSSSLILTASDAPADVMIAITPMNAYLALNDLMWTPIFKKFPDIKIAMSEGGIGWIPYALERMDYVYEHHHAWTGADFGGSRPSDVYREHIVTCFIDDASGLEQRHRVGIDSITWECDYPHSDSTWPHSPELLGKSLTGIPDDEVNQITHLNALRVFQLDPFSVRSKEDSTVGALRAEAADVDTSIRSLGRVNEGATSANELASIARPAAIDE, from the coding sequence ATGAACGTTGATGATCTGATCCTGGTCAGCGTCGACGACCACGTGATCGAGCCGCGGGGCCTGTTCGACCAGCACATCCCCGAGCGCTATCGCGACGTGGCGCCGAGGGTGCTCACCGACGACGACGGCAGCGAGTACTGGCAGTTCGGGGACGAGCGCGCCATGTACATGGGCCTGAACGCCGTCGCCGGGTGCCCACCGGAGGAGTACGGCCTCAACCCGACGCGGTACGACCAGATGCGGCCGGGTTGCTACGACATCCACGAGCGCGTGCGTGACATGAGCGCCAACGGCGTGCTGGCATCGCTCAACTTCCCCACCTTCCCCCACTTCTGCGGCCAGCTCTTCGCCCGGGCGAAGGACAAGGACGTGGCCATCGCGGTGGTGCGCGCCTACAACGACTGGCACATCGACGAGTGGTGCGGCTCCTACCCGGGGCGGTTCATCCCCTGCGCCATCACGCCGTTCTGGGACCCGCAGCTCATGGCCGAGGAGGTGCGCCGCATCGCCGCCAAGGGGTGCCACGCGGTGACGTTCTCGGAGAACCCCGAGAAGCTCGGCCGTCCCAGCCTGCACAGCGACCACTGGGACCCCTTCTGGGCCGCCTGCGCCGAGGTCGGCACCGTGGTCTGCCTGCACATCGGCTCGTCGTCGTCGCTGATCCTCACCGCCAGCGACGCACCGGCCGACGTGATGATCGCCATCACGCCGATGAACGCGTACCTCGCGCTCAACGACCTCATGTGGACCCCGATCTTCAAGAAGTTCCCCGACATCAAGATCGCGATGTCCGAGGGCGGGATCGGCTGGATCCCGTACGCGCTGGAGCGGATGGACTACGTCTACGAGCACCACCACGCCTGGACCGGTGCCGACTTCGGCGGCTCGCGCCCCAGCGACGTCTACCGCGAGCACATCGTGACCTGCTTCATCGACGACGCCAGCGGTCTCGAGCAGCGCCACCGGGTCGGGATCGACTCGATCACCTGGGAGTGCGACTACCCGCACTCCGACAGCACCTGGCCGCACTCGCCCGAGCTGCTCGGCAAGTCGCTCACCGGCATCCCCGACGACGAGGTGAACCAGATCACCCACCTCAACGCCCTGCGCGTCTTCCAGCTCGATCCCTTCTCGGTCCGGTCGAAGGAGGACTCCACGGTCGGTGCCCTGCGGGCCGAGGCGGCCGACGTCGACACCTCCATCCGCAGCCTCGGCCGGGTCAACGAGGGTGCCACCTCGGCGAACGAGCTCGCCTCGATCGCCCGGCCGGCCGCGATCGACGAATAG
- a CDS encoding coniferyl-alcohol dehydrogenase, translated as MKDLHRYDGKRALVVGCYSGMGMATAKVVQSLGAEVHGVDVREPDYDLAAFTLCDLRDRSQVDRLLASLDDPVDCVFYCAGLPQTKPPLDVVTVNFVAMRHLVEGVRSRMPNGGAIAVISSNAGLQFMERMPVILDLLATAGFEQAQAWCEQHADVVADGYGFSKEAIIVYTMQRATELCGDGIRLNCISPGPTTTPMMPEFDKALGGHELIEAFYGPMRREARPEEMAWPLAFLNSEGASFVTGLNMVVDAGFVAGVTTGQIDVAALMARGQAALAARKG; from the coding sequence GTGAAGGACCTGCACCGCTACGACGGCAAGCGTGCGCTGGTGGTCGGCTGCTACTCGGGGATGGGGATGGCGACGGCGAAGGTCGTGCAGTCGCTCGGTGCCGAGGTGCACGGGGTGGACGTGCGGGAGCCCGACTACGACCTGGCGGCGTTCACCCTCTGCGACCTGCGGGACCGCTCGCAGGTCGACAGGCTCCTGGCGTCCCTCGACGATCCTGTCGACTGCGTCTTCTACTGCGCCGGCCTCCCCCAGACCAAGCCGCCCCTGGACGTCGTGACGGTGAACTTCGTCGCCATGCGCCACCTGGTGGAGGGCGTGCGCTCGAGGATGCCGAACGGCGGTGCCATCGCCGTCATCTCGTCCAACGCCGGGTTGCAGTTCATGGAGCGGATGCCCGTGATCCTCGATCTGCTGGCCACCGCAGGGTTCGAGCAGGCGCAGGCGTGGTGCGAGCAGCACGCCGACGTCGTGGCCGACGGCTACGGCTTCTCCAAGGAGGCCATCATCGTCTACACGATGCAGAGGGCCACCGAGCTGTGCGGCGACGGCATCCGGCTGAACTGCATCAGCCCGGGCCCCACGACCACGCCGATGATGCCGGAGTTCGACAAGGCCCTCGGTGGGCACGAGCTCATCGAGGCGTTCTACGGCCCGATGCGCCGTGAGGCCCGACCGGAGGAGATGGCCTGGCCGCTGGCGTTCCTCAACAGCGAGGGCGCCTCGTTCGTCACCGGGCTGAACATGGTGGTCGACGCGGGCTTCGTCGCCGGCGTGACGACCGGCCAGATAGACGTCGCCGCCCTGATGGCACGAGGACAGGCGGCGCTCGCCGCCCGCAAGGGTTGA
- a CDS encoding aldehyde dehydrogenase family protein, whose translation MTETPSFTGEARMLIDGQLVEADSARRFENVNPATEAVLGEVADASPAEMRRAIVAARRAFDETDWSTNRALRKRCLEQLQTALESEREDLRHELVAEAGTPVMLTYSAQLDAPLEDSLRYPAKLVDEFPWDRALPDGALMGMTSRRAVWKEALGVVGAIVPWNYPFEVTMNKIGPILATGNTTVLKPAPDTPWNATRLGRLVAERTDMPPGVLNVVTSSDHLVGEELTLSPLVDMISFTGSTATGKRIMEKGAATMKRVFLELGGKSAMIVLDDADFPSVVPSGMTVCMHGGQGCAMQTRMLLPRSRYDEGVELITQAMGAVPYGDPTDPNVFMGPLISRKQLDRVLGYVDRGQEEGAELVVGGGRPQHLPEGYFMEPTLFVGVDNSMTIAQEEIFGPVLAVIPYDDDDDAVRIANDSGYGLSGGVFSASDERATAVARRIRTGSIGVNGGLWYGADSPYGGYKASGIGRQNGLEGFEQYLETKAVAWLR comes from the coding sequence ATGACCGAGACACCGAGCTTCACCGGCGAGGCCCGGATGCTGATCGACGGCCAGCTCGTCGAGGCCGATTCGGCGCGGCGCTTCGAGAACGTGAACCCCGCGACCGAAGCGGTGCTGGGTGAGGTCGCCGACGCGTCGCCCGCGGAGATGCGGCGGGCGATCGTCGCCGCGCGGAGGGCGTTCGACGAGACCGACTGGTCGACCAACCGGGCGCTCCGCAAGCGCTGCCTCGAGCAACTGCAGACGGCACTGGAGTCCGAGCGGGAGGACCTGCGCCACGAGCTCGTCGCCGAAGCGGGAACGCCCGTGATGCTCACCTACAGCGCCCAGCTCGACGCGCCGTTGGAGGACTCGCTGCGCTACCCGGCGAAGCTCGTCGACGAGTTCCCGTGGGACCGAGCCCTGCCGGACGGCGCGCTCATGGGGATGACCAGTCGTCGAGCGGTCTGGAAGGAGGCGCTGGGCGTGGTCGGAGCGATCGTCCCGTGGAACTACCCGTTCGAGGTCACGATGAACAAGATCGGGCCGATCCTCGCCACCGGCAACACCACGGTCCTCAAGCCGGCGCCCGACACACCGTGGAACGCGACGCGCCTCGGCCGGCTGGTGGCCGAGCGGACCGACATGCCGCCGGGGGTCCTCAACGTCGTGACGTCGTCCGACCACCTGGTGGGCGAGGAGCTGACCCTGTCGCCCCTGGTCGACATGATCTCGTTCACGGGATCGACCGCCACCGGCAAGCGCATCATGGAGAAGGGCGCCGCCACCATGAAGCGGGTGTTCCTCGAGCTCGGCGGCAAGTCCGCCATGATCGTGCTCGACGACGCCGACTTCCCGAGCGTCGTTCCCTCGGGGATGACGGTGTGCATGCACGGCGGCCAGGGCTGCGCGATGCAGACCCGCATGCTCCTCCCCCGCTCGCGCTACGACGAGGGTGTCGAGCTGATCACGCAGGCCATGGGCGCCGTCCCCTACGGCGACCCCACCGACCCGAACGTGTTCATGGGCCCGCTGATCAGCCGCAAGCAGCTCGACCGGGTGTTGGGCTACGTCGACAGGGGACAGGAGGAAGGGGCCGAGCTGGTCGTCGGCGGGGGTCGCCCCCAGCACCTCCCCGAGGGCTACTTCATGGAGCCCACCCTGTTCGTCGGCGTCGACAACTCGATGACCATCGCCCAGGAGGAGATCTTCGGCCCCGTGCTCGCCGTGATCCCGTACGACGACGATGACGACGCGGTGCGGATCGCCAACGACAGCGGCTACGGCCTGTCCGGCGGCGTGTTCTCGGCCTCCGACGAGCGCGCCACCGCAGTGGCGCGGCGGATCCGCACCGGCTCGATCGGCGTCAACGGCGGGCTGTGGTATGGCGCCGACTCGCCCTACGGCGGGTACAAGGCCAGCGGCATCGGGCGCCAGAACGGCCTCGAGGGCTTCGAGCAGTACCTCGAGACCAAGGCGGTCGCCTGGCTCCGCTGA
- a CDS encoding ATP-binding cassette domain-containing protein, with protein sequence MSANLDGDRTAAATDTLLECRRLSSGYGQVMVVHDLDLRVGAGEVVALIGPNGAGKTTTLLTLAGEITPASGEVHLFGGATAAPMHRRCRDGLGFITEERSVIMDLTASENLRLAGVGVAEAVSLFPELEGLLPRKAGLLSGGEQQMLTLARALGREPRMLLADELSLGLAPMVAARLLAQLRSAADERGVGVLLVEQHVRQALAIADRVYVLQRGRVVLSGTAEEVSGQLLEVEAVYLSSSFDTNGTNDR encoded by the coding sequence ATGAGCGCGAACCTGGACGGCGACCGGACCGCGGCGGCGACGGACACGCTCCTCGAATGCCGTCGGCTGTCGTCGGGCTACGGGCAGGTCATGGTGGTGCACGACCTCGACCTGCGGGTCGGCGCCGGGGAGGTGGTGGCGCTGATCGGTCCGAACGGCGCCGGGAAGACCACGACGCTGCTGACGCTGGCCGGCGAGATCACGCCGGCGAGCGGCGAGGTGCACCTGTTCGGCGGGGCGACGGCCGCACCGATGCACCGGCGTTGCCGCGACGGGCTCGGCTTCATCACCGAGGAGCGGTCGGTCATCATGGACCTCACCGCCTCGGAGAACCTGCGGCTCGCCGGGGTGGGGGTCGCCGAGGCCGTGTCGCTCTTCCCGGAGCTGGAGGGCCTGCTCCCGCGGAAGGCCGGGCTCCTGTCGGGTGGCGAGCAGCAGATGCTGACCCTGGCCCGGGCCCTCGGCCGCGAGCCGCGGATGCTGCTCGCCGACGAGCTGTCGCTCGGGCTGGCACCGATGGTGGCGGCCCGGCTGCTGGCGCAGCTGCGTTCGGCCGCCGACGAGCGCGGCGTCGGCGTGCTGTTGGTGGAGCAGCACGTCCGCCAGGCGCTGGCGATCGCCGATCGGGTCTACGTCCTGCAACGGGGCCGCGTCGTGCTCTCGGGCACGGCGGAGGAGGTCTCCGGCCAGCTGCTCGAGGTCGAGGCGGTCTACCTGTCGTCCTCGTTCGACACCAACGGCACGAACGATCGCTGA